One window of Desulfarculus baarsii DSM 2075 genomic DNA carries:
- the pgl gene encoding 6-phosphogluconolactonase has product MGEWIFDTPEAVIRVSASRVVQVVRQATQARGVCTVALPGGGSPLSLFARLVQPPQVGEIPWEQVHLFWGDERCVPLDDPRSNAGQAKRLCEGGFTPPAANVHRIQGELGPDEAARQYDALLREFFQASGDEPPVFDLVILGMGADGHTASLYPGDAALNETRRWAVGVCPPPQADPPVARVSLTLPVFNAARQALFFVMGQGKRQALQRVRAGDKSLPAALVQPVKEPVWILDEAIAKQ; this is encoded by the coding sequence TTGGGTGAATGGATCTTCGACACTCCCGAGGCGGTGATCAGGGTGTCGGCCTCTCGGGTTGTTCAGGTGGTGCGCCAGGCGACGCAGGCGCGGGGCGTCTGCACGGTGGCCCTGCCCGGCGGCGGCTCGCCGCTTTCACTGTTCGCCAGGCTGGTTCAACCGCCCCAGGTGGGCGAGATACCCTGGGAGCAGGTGCACCTTTTCTGGGGCGACGAGCGCTGCGTGCCCCTGGATGACCCCCGCAGCAACGCCGGCCAGGCCAAGCGCCTGTGCGAGGGCGGCTTCACGCCGCCGGCGGCCAACGTCCACCGCATCCAGGGTGAATTGGGCCCCGACGAGGCCGCCCGGCAATACGACGCGCTGTTGCGCGAATTTTTTCAGGCCAGCGGCGACGAGCCGCCGGTGTTCGACCTGGTGATCCTGGGCATGGGCGCCGACGGCCACACGGCCAGCCTCTATCCCGGCGACGCGGCCCTGAACGAAACCAGGCGTTGGGCCGTGGGCGTCTGCCCGCCGCCCCAGGCCGACCCGCCGGTGGCGCGGGTGAGCTTGACGCTGCCGGTGTTCAACGCCGCCCGTCAGGCGCTGTTTTTCGTCATGGGCCAGGGCAAGCGCCAGGCCCTGCAACGGGTCCGCGCCGGCGACAAAAGCCTGCCCGCCGCCCTGGTCCAGCCGGTCAAGGAGCCGGTGTGGATCCTGGACGAGGCCATCGCCAAGCAATAA
- the zwf gene encoding glucose-6-phosphate dehydrogenase, whose amino-acid sequence MTTSAPPWAGQIIQDGVGCHLEGAPDPCVVVIFGASGDLCHRKLMPALYDLFVNHGLQESLAVVGCARTAYDDDQFRELMAQAVAEAGLDLARWDAFARRLFYQPLTYDDPASFAPLRHRLEVIDRDCGGCGNRIYNLAIPPQLYADVARSLSAAGMNQSDGPGWLRLVVEKPFGDDLQSARQLNAALAEGFAEEQIFRIDHYLAKDTVQNLMLFRFANAVFEPLWDRKYVDFVAITAAETLGVEHRAGYYEQAGVLRDMFQNHMLQLLALVAGEAPPNMDAERVRDEKIRLFRCLRPLPADNLDGTLVLGQYAAGRVAGQEVVAYRDEPGVAPGSLTPTFAALRVFVDNWRWQGVPFYLCSGKRLAKKRTSIDIQFKQVPHSLFRQALGEHITSNRLSLGIQPEETITLSIQTKKPGPKLCLRTVGMGFDFRAGGEPMHDAYEKVLLDAMLGDHTLFWRQDGVELCWQWLEPLLRACEACADRGKRLHFYPAGGWGPPQARDVAPLLADRNED is encoded by the coding sequence TTGACCACTAGTGCGCCGCCATGGGCGGGCCAAATCATCCAAGATGGCGTCGGCTGCCATCTGGAGGGCGCGCCGGACCCTTGCGTGGTCGTCATCTTCGGCGCCTCGGGCGACCTGTGCCACCGCAAGCTGATGCCGGCGCTCTACGACCTGTTCGTCAATCACGGCCTGCAAGAGAGCCTGGCCGTGGTGGGTTGCGCCCGCACCGCCTACGACGACGACCAATTTCGCGAGCTGATGGCCCAGGCCGTGGCCGAGGCCGGCCTGGACCTGGCCCGGTGGGACGCCTTTGCCCGGCGGTTGTTCTACCAGCCCCTGACCTACGACGACCCGGCCAGCTTCGCGCCCCTGCGCCACCGGCTGGAGGTCATCGACCGCGACTGCGGCGGCTGCGGCAACCGCATCTACAACCTGGCCATCCCGCCCCAGCTCTACGCCGACGTGGCCCGCAGCCTGAGCGCCGCCGGCATGAACCAAAGCGACGGCCCCGGCTGGCTGCGCCTGGTGGTCGAAAAGCCCTTTGGCGACGACCTGCAAAGCGCTCGCCAGTTGAACGCGGCCCTGGCCGAGGGCTTCGCCGAGGAGCAGATCTTTCGCATCGACCATTACCTGGCCAAGGACACGGTGCAGAACCTAATGCTCTTTCGTTTCGCCAACGCCGTGTTCGAGCCGCTGTGGGACCGCAAGTACGTTGATTTCGTGGCCATCACCGCCGCCGAGACCCTGGGCGTGGAGCATCGGGCCGGCTATTATGAACAAGCCGGCGTGCTGCGCGACATGTTCCAGAACCACATGCTCCAGCTTTTGGCCCTGGTGGCCGGCGAGGCCCCGCCCAACATGGACGCCGAGCGGGTTCGTGACGAGAAAATCCGGCTTTTCCGCTGTTTGCGGCCACTACCCGCCGATAATCTGGACGGGACGCTGGTGTTGGGCCAATACGCCGCCGGCCGGGTGGCGGGCCAGGAAGTCGTGGCCTACCGCGACGAGCCGGGCGTGGCGCCTGGGTCGCTCACGCCCACGTTCGCGGCGTTGCGCGTTTTCGTGGACAACTGGCGCTGGCAGGGCGTGCCGTTTTATCTGTGCTCGGGCAAGCGCCTGGCCAAGAAGCGCACCAGCATCGACATCCAGTTCAAGCAGGTGCCCCACTCGCTGTTCCGTCAGGCCCTGGGCGAGCACATCACCAGCAATCGCCTGAGCTTGGGCATCCAGCCCGAGGAAACGATAACCCTTAGCATCCAGACCAAAAAGCCCGGCCCCAAGCTGTGCCTGCGCACGGTGGGCATGGGCTTCGACTTCCGGGCCGGTGGCGAGCCCATGCACGACGCCTACGAAAAAGTGCTGCTGGACGCCATGTTGGGCGATCATACATTGTTTTGGCGGCAAGACGGCGTGGAGCTGTGCTGGCAGTGGCTGGAGCCGCTGTTGCGGGCCTGCGAGGCCTGCGCCGACCGCGGCAAGCGGCTGCATTTCTATCCGGCCGGCGGCTGGGGGCCGCCCCAGGCGCGGGACGTGGCCCCGTTGCTGGCCGACCGGAACGAGGACTGA
- a CDS encoding RNA polymerase sigma factor has protein sequence MNPQSDNAQSLDLAVALAQKAKGGDEFAFDKLVDMFWGDIYRMVYYRTQSDMDAEDIAQEAFIKAFDGLAQLRDASCFKAWLYSIAVNLVRDHHRRQGARRLLRPLEEHDEQTPAPAGRAGGPVLEDEVASKELWRMIAAFCRGLPGGEREAFTLHFLDGLGIKEVAQALGKSESAVKTQLYRAVAKLRGKPELLKALRGEA, from the coding sequence GTGAATCCACAATCCGACAACGCGCAGTCGCTGGACCTGGCCGTCGCGCTGGCCCAAAAGGCCAAAGGCGGCGACGAGTTCGCCTTCGACAAGCTGGTGGACATGTTTTGGGGCGATATCTACCGCATGGTTTATTATCGCACCCAGTCGGACATGGACGCCGAGGACATCGCCCAGGAGGCCTTTATCAAGGCTTTCGACGGGTTGGCCCAGTTGCGCGACGCCTCTTGCTTCAAGGCCTGGCTCTACAGCATCGCCGTCAACCTGGTGCGCGACCATCACCGCCGCCAGGGCGCGCGACGCTTGCTGCGGCCGTTGGAAGAACATGACGAGCAGACGCCGGCCCCGGCCGGCCGCGCCGGCGGCCCGGTGTTGGAAGACGAAGTGGCCAGCAAGGAGCTGTGGCGGATGATCGCCGCTTTCTGCCGGGGGCTGCCCGGCGGCGAGCGCGAGGCGTTCACGCTGCATTTTCTGGATGGCCTGGGCATAAAAGAAGTGGCGCAGGCGTTGGGCAAAAGTGAAAGCGCCGTTAAAACACAGCTTTATCGCGCGGTAGCCAAGCTGCGCGGCAAGCCGGAGCTGCTGAAGGCGTTGCGAGGCGAGGCATGA
- a CDS encoding periplasmic heavy metal sensor: MPQKFIVTLAAALLTLAVAAPAAAQGGVDMYKLYKWWQSPEIIAQLSLSPEEIDSLENLNLELRRKIISQRNQIQQARVTLDSYFDQDPLDEEAIRQQFTQLAQAQSEVTLDKSRFLLEARKILGRDRFIELRNIYGGAQPGQPGPPAKPEPSPPTSGFNQPGDGYGQPAGNFNQPAN; the protein is encoded by the coding sequence ATGCCGCAAAAATTCATTGTCACGCTGGCCGCGGCCTTGCTGACGCTGGCCGTCGCCGCCCCGGCCGCGGCCCAGGGCGGGGTCGACATGTACAAGCTCTACAAATGGTGGCAGTCGCCCGAGATCATCGCCCAGCTCAGCCTCAGCCCCGAGGAGATCGACTCGTTGGAAAACCTCAACCTGGAGCTGCGGCGCAAGATCATCAGCCAGCGCAACCAGATCCAGCAGGCCAGGGTCACCCTCGACAGCTACTTCGACCAAGACCCCCTGGACGAGGAGGCCATCCGCCAGCAGTTTACCCAACTGGCCCAGGCCCAGTCGGAGGTGACGCTGGACAAGTCGCGCTTTTTGCTGGAGGCGCGCAAGATCCTGGGCCGCGACCGTTTCATCGAGCTGCGCAACATCTATGGCGGCGCCCAGCCCGGCCAGCCCGGACCGCCGGCCAAGCCCGAACCAAGTCCACCGACCAGCGGCTTCAACCAACCCGGCGACGGCTACGGCCAGCCGGCCGGCAACTTCAACCAACCGGCCAATTGA
- the tkt gene encoding transketolase, with protein sequence MFKVDSQLDRQAVSAISMLAADMVEKANSGHPGMPMGAAAMAHVLWSRFLRHNPADPSWPNRDRFVLSAGHGSALLYALLHLHGYDLSLDELKNFRQWESKTPGHPEYGQTPGVECTTGPLGMGLSMGVGMALAERFLAGQFNRPGHAVVDHHVYAIVSDGDLMEGVASEAASLAGTLGLGKLVYLYDDNHISIEGGTDLAFTEDAMARFAAYGWHVQRVADGADLEAIAQAIQAAKDETGRPSIIAVRTHIGLGSPKQDQASAHGEPLGPEAMAVTRQKLGWSAEPFAVSDQARAYLGQSKAAGQALQAQWQEAFRAFAQAQPDLAAQFEAQIAGRLPLGFGGEVPTLGPADGKMATRAASGKVLNALAKRVPNLVGGSADLAPSTKTIIAGSGDMRPGQPPAGRNIHFGVREHGMAAIVNGMALHGGVIPYGATFFVFSDFCRPALRLAALQGCKSIFVFTHDSIGVGEDGPTHQPVEHLMSLRVMPGLRLIRPADYGETVGAWACALQGEGPTVIVLTRQGLPILDPALGAAEGVARGAYVVGNCDDEPRLILIGTGSELHLCLAAQKELAQRGVAARVVSMPSWDIFAAQEKAYRDHVLPPTVRARLAVEMGATLGWERWVGDGGAVIGLDRFGASAPGGVLQAKFGFTVENVVAKALELLN encoded by the coding sequence ATGTTCAAGGTAGACAGCCAACTGGACCGTCAGGCCGTCAGCGCCATCAGCATGCTGGCCGCCGACATGGTCGAAAAGGCCAACTCCGGCCACCCCGGCATGCCCATGGGCGCCGCGGCCATGGCCCACGTGCTCTGGAGCCGCTTTTTGCGCCACAATCCGGCCGATCCCAGTTGGCCCAACCGCGATCGCTTCGTGCTTTCGGCCGGTCACGGCTCGGCGCTGCTCTACGCCCTGTTGCACCTGCATGGCTATGATCTATCGCTGGACGAGCTGAAAAACTTCCGCCAGTGGGAGAGCAAGACCCCCGGTCACCCCGAATACGGCCAGACCCCCGGCGTGGAATGCACCACAGGCCCCCTGGGCATGGGCCTTTCCATGGGCGTGGGCATGGCCCTGGCCGAGCGCTTCTTGGCCGGCCAGTTCAACCGGCCCGGCCACGCGGTGGTCGATCACCACGTCTACGCCATCGTCAGCGACGGCGATCTGATGGAAGGCGTGGCCTCCGAGGCGGCCTCGCTGGCCGGAACGCTGGGCCTGGGCAAGCTGGTTTATCTCTACGACGACAACCACATTTCCATCGAGGGCGGCACGGACCTGGCCTTCACCGAAGACGCCATGGCCCGGTTCGCGGCCTATGGCTGGCACGTGCAGCGCGTGGCCGACGGCGCGGACCTGGAGGCCATCGCCCAGGCCATCCAGGCGGCCAAGGACGAGACCGGCCGCCCCAGCATCATCGCCGTGCGCACCCACATCGGCCTGGGCAGCCCCAAGCAAGACCAGGCCAGCGCCCACGGCGAGCCCCTGGGCCCCGAGGCCATGGCCGTCACGCGGCAAAAGCTGGGTTGGTCGGCCGAACCCTTCGCCGTCTCCGACCAGGCGCGGGCCTATCTGGGCCAGTCCAAGGCCGCCGGTCAGGCCCTGCAAGCCCAGTGGCAAGAGGCCTTCCGGGCCTTTGCCCAGGCCCAACCCGATCTGGCCGCCCAGTTCGAGGCCCAGATCGCCGGCCGCCTGCCCCTGGGCTTTGGCGGCGAGGTGCCCACCCTGGGCCCGGCCGACGGCAAGATGGCCACCCGCGCCGCCAGCGGCAAGGTGCTAAACGCCCTGGCCAAACGCGTGCCCAACCTGGTGGGTGGTTCGGCCGACCTGGCCCCCAGCACCAAGACGATCATCGCCGGCTCGGGCGACATGCGCCCCGGCCAGCCGCCGGCCGGCCGTAATATTCACTTTGGCGTGCGCGAGCACGGCATGGCGGCCATCGTCAACGGCATGGCCCTGCACGGTGGGGTGATCCCCTACGGCGCGACGTTTTTCGTTTTCAGCGACTTTTGCCGGCCGGCCCTGCGCCTGGCCGCCCTGCAAGGCTGCAAGAGCATCTTTGTCTTCACCCACGATAGCATCGGCGTGGGCGAGGACGGCCCGACCCACCAGCCGGTGGAGCACTTGATGTCGTTGCGGGTCATGCCGGGCCTGCGCCTGATCCGCCCGGCCGACTACGGCGAGACGGTGGGGGCCTGGGCCTGCGCGCTGCAAGGCGAGGGCCCCACGGTCATCGTGCTCACCCGCCAGGGTCTGCCCATCCTCGATCCGGCCCTGGGCGCGGCCGAGGGCGTGGCCAGGGGCGCTTACGTGGTGGGCAATTGCGACGACGAGCCCCGGCTGATCCTCATCGGCACCGGCTCCGAGCTGCACCTGTGCCTGGCCGCGCAAAAAGAGCTGGCCCAACGGGGCGTGGCCGCGCGGGTGGTTTCCATGCCCAGTTGGGACATCTTCGCCGCCCAGGAAAAGGCCTACCGCGACCACGTGCTGCCGCCGACGGTGCGGGCCCGCCTGGCCGTGGAGATGGGCGCGACCCTGGGCTGGGAGCGCTGGGTCGGCGACGGCGGCGCGGTGATCGGCCTGGACCGTTTCGGCGCTTCGGCCCCGGGCGGGGTGTTGCAGGCCAAGTTTGGCTTCACGGTGGAAAACGTCGTGGCCAAGGCGCTGGAGCTGCTCAACTGA